In Pseudoalteromonas shioyasakiensis, one DNA window encodes the following:
- a CDS encoding exonuclease SbcCD subunit D C-terminal domain-containing protein, which translates to MKVLHTSDWHLGQQFYEHSRFDEHQAFLAWLTDTLVSEQIDLLLVAGDIYHTATPPASAENQLYQFIKTTKQHCPDLHIVIIAGNHDSANRIMAAKPLLAQFDTHVVGRFDSNAPNEVVLPISTKNGDANVVAMPFLRSSDLSSYNRQQEQPFSYNQAVALAYKDALQAASELPNAPLIAMGHLHAKGGDISSDSERNLVIGGEDAISASIFTDQPDYVALGHLHKAQTVAKKETIRYSGTPMPMSFSERRYQHQVVLVEISDSGTSVNPLYIPSFCKVMLLPEKDCVPLNELCELIKQLDLTDEDLAPYLRVKLSAHDTDTTFREQIEQALEGKQVKFCGIERVRQQSNQQDDEQTLFEDVSQIEALNPHSLLEQAFANNNDMAGQAVPKELEGLLSQVIDELNAEDLL; encoded by the coding sequence ATGAAAGTCCTTCATACATCTGATTGGCATTTAGGCCAACAATTCTACGAGCATTCCCGATTCGATGAGCATCAAGCATTTCTAGCTTGGTTAACCGATACGCTTGTGTCAGAACAGATCGACTTACTACTTGTTGCGGGTGACATTTATCATACGGCAACGCCACCTGCCAGCGCAGAAAACCAACTCTACCAATTTATTAAAACCACTAAGCAGCATTGCCCTGACTTACACATAGTGATTATTGCTGGTAACCATGATTCAGCAAATCGAATTATGGCGGCAAAGCCCTTATTAGCTCAGTTTGATACCCATGTTGTTGGCCGCTTTGATAGCAACGCTCCTAATGAAGTAGTACTTCCAATCAGCACAAAAAATGGCGATGCGAATGTTGTTGCTATGCCATTTTTACGTAGCAGTGATTTAAGCAGTTATAACCGCCAACAAGAGCAACCGTTTAGTTACAACCAAGCAGTTGCCCTTGCCTACAAAGATGCATTGCAAGCAGCAAGCGAATTACCTAACGCGCCATTAATTGCTATGGGCCACCTGCATGCAAAAGGCGGAGACATCTCATCTGATTCTGAACGCAATTTAGTCATTGGCGGTGAAGATGCGATATCGGCAAGCATATTTACTGATCAGCCTGATTATGTCGCGCTAGGGCATCTTCATAAAGCTCAGACCGTCGCGAAGAAAGAGACCATTCGCTACAGTGGCACGCCAATGCCGATGTCATTTTCTGAAAGACGCTATCAGCATCAAGTTGTGCTAGTAGAGATTAGTGACTCAGGTACATCTGTAAACCCCCTTTACATTCCTAGCTTTTGTAAAGTCATGTTGCTACCAGAAAAAGACTGTGTGCCACTGAACGAACTCTGTGAGCTTATAAAACAACTCGACTTAACAGATGAAGATTTAGCGCCATACCTACGGGTTAAATTGAGCGCCCATGACACGGACACCACTTTCAGAGAACAAATAGAACAAGCTCTTGAAGGTAAGCAGGTTAAGTTTTGTGGCATTGAAAGAGTACGTCAGCAAAGCAACCAGCAAGACGATGAACAAACTCTATTTGAAGATGTCTCGCAAATTGAAGCGCTAAACCCACATTCACTTTTAGAGCAAGCATTTGCAAACAATAATGATATGGCAGGGCAGGCGGTGCCAAAAGAACTAGAAGGCTTACTAAGCCAAGTGATCGATGAGTTGAATGCAGAGGACCTACTATGA
- a CDS encoding HAD family hydrolase: MTIHDNNIRGVIFDLDGTLVSSELDFSLIKAQVGCPVENDLLAYIASLPSPYMREEAMNIVHQHELIDAQHAHLLPGVAEAITRLKENNIPMAIVTRNYDRAAAIKLKNNPLPIETVLTRSDAPAKPDPSALNAIATLWELDQSELLYVGDYLFDIQAAHNANMRACLYAPDEIPEYANQADYVMHHFSELPTLVDSFQENKVLC, translated from the coding sequence ATGACTATCCATGACAACAATATCCGTGGTGTAATCTTTGACTTAGATGGTACTTTGGTTTCATCAGAGTTAGATTTTTCATTGATCAAAGCGCAGGTAGGCTGTCCTGTTGAGAATGACTTACTTGCTTACATTGCATCATTACCTTCGCCTTACATGCGTGAAGAAGCGATGAATATTGTTCATCAGCACGAACTCATAGATGCACAACACGCTCATTTATTACCAGGCGTTGCTGAGGCTATTACGAGACTGAAAGAAAATAACATCCCGATGGCGATTGTGACTCGTAACTACGACCGTGCAGCTGCTATTAAATTAAAGAATAACCCCTTACCAATAGAGACTGTGCTGACTCGCTCTGATGCGCCAGCTAAGCCTGATCCAAGTGCTTTAAATGCGATTGCGACATTATGGGAGCTTGATCAATCAGAGTTACTTTATGTTGGCGATTACTTATTTGATATTCAGGCTGCGCATAATGCCAATATGCGTGCTTGCTTGTACGCACCAGATGAAATTCCTGAGTATGCGAATCAGGCCGATTATGTAATGCATCATTTTTCAGAACTACCTACTTTGGTTGACTCATTCCAAGAAAATAAGGTGTTATGTTAA
- a CDS encoding YebC/PmpR family DNA-binding transcriptional regulator, whose product MGRAFEVRKNAMAKTANAKTKVNSKYGKEIYVVAKNGEPDPEVNQALKRIIERAKRDQVPAHVIDNAIKKAAGGAGEDYSPARYEGYGPGNCMVIVDCLTDNPNRTIKDVRLPFTKTDSKIGTPGCVAHMFDHFAVLGFEGDDDEVVLEALMMADVDVTDVEVEDGKVSVFAPHTEYYKAKTALEEAFEGINFEVDEITFVPQVHTDITDPDDIANFEKFISMLDDCDDVQNVYHNAIVKN is encoded by the coding sequence ATGGGCAGAGCATTTGAAGTCCGCAAAAACGCCATGGCTAAAACAGCCAATGCAAAAACTAAAGTAAATTCTAAGTACGGTAAAGAAATCTACGTTGTTGCTAAAAATGGCGAACCAGATCCAGAAGTTAACCAAGCGCTAAAACGTATTATTGAGCGTGCAAAAAGAGACCAAGTTCCAGCACACGTAATCGATAATGCAATCAAAAAAGCAGCCGGTGGAGCAGGGGAAGACTATTCTCCAGCACGTTACGAAGGCTATGGCCCAGGTAACTGTATGGTAATTGTAGACTGTTTAACTGATAACCCTAACCGTACTATCAAAGATGTACGTTTACCGTTTACAAAAACAGATTCAAAAATTGGCACACCGGGTTGTGTTGCGCATATGTTCGATCACTTCGCTGTTTTAGGCTTTGAAGGTGATGACGACGAAGTTGTACTTGAAGCGTTAATGATGGCTGATGTAGACGTAACTGATGTAGAAGTAGAAGACGGCAAAGTGTCAGTATTCGCTCCACATACTGAGTACTACAAAGCAAAAACAGCCCTTGAAGAAGCATTTGAAGGTATTAACTTTGAAGTAGACGAAATCACGTTTGTTCCACAAGTTCATACAGACATCACTGATCCAGATGATATCGCAAACTTTGAAAAGTTTATTTCTATGCTTGATGACTGTGATGACGTTCAAAACGTTTATCACAATGCGATTGTCAAAAACTAA
- a CDS encoding malate synthase G — MTTLSLNGLSVDQQLAQFVEQQLLPGTGISTDTFWQGFANIVNELTPINRALLEKREQLQAKIDDYHKQQPVWDAANYQAFLEEIGYLVPEPTSFSIETEQVEPEIASTAGPQLVVPVSNARFALNAANARWGSLYDALYGTDVLSEDDGAEKGSTYNPVRGFKVMAYARQFLDKALPLANGSHIESTSYSVVNNELLITLRDSSQVRLANPEQLIGYQGEAQNPSAILLKNNGLHVELQIDHHHPIGQADKAGLKDVLLEAALTTIMDCEDSVAAVDAEDKVNVYQNWLGLMQGNLVEAFNKGGKTIERRLAQDRQYQSVNGETITLKGRSMMFVRNVGHLMTNPAIQDSEGNDVFEGIMDAIITSTAALHDLKGTGSLKNSTANSINIVKPKMHGPEEVAFTNTLFTRVEQLLGLPVNTIKMGIMDEERRTSANLKACIFEAKKRVVFINTGFLDRTGDEIHTSMQAGVVLPKGAIKLEPWISAYEDRNVDIGLATGLSGKAQIGKGMWPMPDKMALMMEQKSGHPKSGANTAWVPSPTAATLHAMHYHDIDVFACQKALMDRKEASLTSLLTPPLMKDASSLSKEDIQAELDNNAQGILGYVVRWIDQGIGCSKVPDINHVGLMEDRATLRISSQHMANWLYHGVCSEEQIRKTMARMAKVVDGQNEGDPAYNNMADSAETLAQSVAYQAALALVLEGVKQPSGYTEPLLHAFRIKYKSLN, encoded by the coding sequence ATGACCACTCTCTCACTTAACGGTTTAAGCGTTGATCAACAACTTGCACAGTTTGTTGAGCAGCAACTTTTACCTGGAACAGGCATTAGCACAGACACTTTTTGGCAAGGTTTTGCTAATATCGTCAATGAATTAACGCCAATCAATCGTGCGCTTTTAGAAAAACGCGAACAACTGCAAGCTAAGATTGATGACTACCATAAGCAGCAGCCGGTATGGGATGCGGCTAACTATCAAGCATTCCTTGAAGAAATTGGCTACCTCGTTCCTGAGCCAACTAGTTTCAGCATAGAAACAGAGCAGGTTGAGCCTGAAATCGCAAGCACTGCAGGGCCGCAGCTTGTTGTGCCAGTAAGCAATGCACGCTTTGCCTTAAATGCAGCAAATGCTCGCTGGGGCTCTTTGTATGATGCGTTATACGGCACTGATGTATTAAGTGAAGATGACGGCGCTGAAAAAGGCTCTACATACAACCCTGTACGTGGCTTTAAAGTGATGGCTTACGCCCGCCAGTTCCTCGATAAAGCATTGCCTTTAGCAAATGGCTCACATATCGAAAGCACCAGCTATTCGGTGGTAAATAATGAGCTTTTAATCACATTACGTGACAGTAGTCAGGTTCGTTTAGCAAACCCTGAACAACTTATTGGCTACCAAGGTGAAGCGCAAAACCCAAGCGCTATCTTACTGAAAAATAATGGCTTACATGTAGAACTGCAAATAGACCATCATCATCCAATCGGCCAAGCAGATAAAGCAGGCCTTAAAGATGTATTACTTGAAGCAGCCCTTACAACGATTATGGACTGTGAAGATTCTGTTGCTGCAGTTGATGCCGAAGACAAAGTAAACGTTTATCAAAACTGGCTTGGTTTAATGCAAGGTAATCTAGTAGAAGCATTTAACAAAGGCGGTAAAACCATTGAGCGTCGTTTAGCACAAGACCGCCAATATCAAAGTGTAAATGGCGAAACAATCACACTAAAAGGCCGTAGCATGATGTTTGTGCGTAATGTTGGCCACTTAATGACTAACCCAGCTATCCAAGACAGCGAAGGCAATGACGTGTTTGAAGGCATTATGGATGCCATTATCACTAGCACCGCAGCACTTCATGACTTAAAAGGCACAGGTAGCCTTAAAAATTCAACGGCCAATAGCATTAATATTGTTAAACCAAAAATGCATGGCCCAGAAGAAGTGGCATTTACAAATACTCTATTTACACGTGTGGAGCAGCTGTTAGGCTTACCAGTTAACACCATTAAAATGGGTATTATGGATGAAGAACGCCGTACATCAGCTAACTTAAAAGCCTGTATTTTCGAAGCTAAAAAGCGTGTTGTATTCATCAATACCGGCTTCTTAGACCGCACTGGTGACGAAATTCATACTTCAATGCAAGCAGGTGTAGTACTGCCAAAAGGCGCTATTAAACTTGAGCCTTGGATCAGCGCATACGAAGACCGTAACGTAGATATTGGTCTTGCAACTGGCCTTAGTGGTAAAGCACAGATAGGTAAAGGCATGTGGCCAATGCCAGATAAAATGGCGTTAATGATGGAACAAAAAAGTGGTCACCCGAAAAGTGGTGCAAATACCGCGTGGGTGCCCTCTCCTACTGCTGCAACACTGCATGCCATGCATTATCATGATATTGATGTATTTGCCTGTCAAAAAGCGCTTATGGATCGCAAAGAAGCAAGCCTTACAAGCTTACTCACTCCGCCGCTTATGAAAGATGCCAGCAGCTTAAGCAAAGAAGATATTCAAGCCGAACTTGATAACAATGCACAGGGTATTCTAGGTTATGTTGTGCGTTGGATTGACCAAGGTATTGGTTGCTCAAAAGTACCAGACATCAACCATGTCGGCTTAATGGAAGACCGTGCCACACTGCGTATTTCAAGCCAGCACATGGCCAACTGGCTGTATCATGGCGTTTGTTCTGAAGAGCAAATTAGAAAAACCATGGCACGCATGGCGAAAGTTGTTGATGGTCAAAATGAAGGTGATCCGGCCTACAATAATATGGCTGATTCAGCCGAAACTTTAGCACAAAGCGTTGCTTATCAAGCAGCTTTAGCCCTTGTATTAGAGGGAGTTAAACAACCTAGTGGCTATACTGAACCATTATTGCATGCGTTCCGTATAAAGTATAAGTCGTTAAATTAG
- a CDS encoding M1 family metallopeptidase: MKKAVLKLSALVLPLAVSSAVMASSVEQTKGSFVDKFRQLDEALPTPNVYRSAAGAPAENYWQQQVNYDIDVKLDEKKRRLTASQTIEYKNNSPHTLKYLWLQLDQNIFKSDSIAEMTSTFNGKTLQGDPQPKSTKLSLGQLRRQQFMADNELGYQIANVKDEDGKELKVTVVDTLMRIDLNEPLKPGKDVEFSMDFAFNIVEEDAVGARSGYEHFEEDGNDIFLLAQWFPRLAAYTDYEAWTNKAFLGSGEFTLEFGDYDVEITVPADHIVSATGQLDNASRVLTSTQRKRLEQAEDAKRPVFIVTEEEALENEKEGTDKTKTWHFKAENVRDFAWASSRKFMWDAKGYHQGGKDQPLVMAMSFYPKEGGDLWKKYSTEAVVHTMEVYSRFSFDYPYPVAQSVNGPVGGMEYPMITFNGPRTDLQDDGTRTYSQAEKRFLIGVVIHEVGHIYFPMVVNSDERQWTWMDEGLNSFLDGVAGREWDHTIPWGVEPRDVVAYMKSENQVPVMTQSDSVLRLGPNAYTKPAAALNILREVILGRELFDFAFKEYAQRWKYKRPTPADFFRTMEEASGVDLDWFWRGWFYTTDHVDISLDKVYQLRLDTKNPDIDFNRLRDIEADKPMPLFVKRNKEEGKKLWVEENPDVTDFYDENDRFTVTNKERNAYNKFLKGLEPWERKTFERAIKEDKNYYVLEFSNLGGLVMPILLELTYEDGTKEEQYIPAEIWRRNHKHVQKLIVTEKGKNLVSVTVDPRWETADVDVENNNYPRRIIPSRIEVYKREKSKAKVSRDIMQDIKTELKKDDDKDAEEQQ; the protein is encoded by the coding sequence ATGAAAAAAGCAGTTCTCAAATTGAGTGCTTTGGTATTGCCTTTAGCAGTATCTTCAGCTGTGATGGCGTCATCTGTTGAGCAAACTAAAGGCTCATTCGTTGACAAGTTCCGTCAGCTAGATGAAGCACTCCCAACCCCAAATGTTTACCGCAGTGCCGCAGGGGCACCCGCTGAAAATTATTGGCAGCAGCAAGTAAACTACGACATCGATGTAAAGCTTGATGAAAAGAAACGCCGCTTAACAGCAAGCCAAACTATCGAATACAAAAATAACTCGCCGCATACTTTAAAATATCTTTGGTTACAACTAGACCAAAATATCTTTAAATCTGACTCAATTGCTGAAATGACATCTACTTTCAATGGTAAAACATTGCAAGGTGACCCTCAGCCAAAATCAACTAAATTGAGCTTAGGTCAGTTACGTCGTCAGCAATTCATGGCCGACAACGAGCTGGGTTATCAAATCGCCAATGTTAAAGACGAAGACGGAAAAGAGCTTAAAGTTACTGTAGTAGATACCTTAATGCGTATCGACTTAAACGAGCCGCTTAAACCGGGTAAAGACGTTGAGTTCAGCATGGACTTCGCCTTTAACATTGTTGAAGAAGATGCCGTGGGTGCTCGTTCGGGTTATGAGCACTTTGAAGAAGATGGTAACGATATCTTTTTGCTAGCACAGTGGTTCCCTCGTCTTGCTGCATACACTGATTATGAAGCATGGACTAACAAAGCTTTCTTAGGAAGCGGTGAGTTCACACTTGAGTTTGGTGATTACGACGTAGAAATTACAGTACCTGCTGACCATATCGTATCGGCAACGGGTCAACTTGATAACGCAAGCCGTGTTCTGACTAGCACACAGCGTAAGCGTCTTGAACAAGCTGAAGATGCTAAGCGCCCTGTTTTCATCGTGACTGAAGAAGAAGCTTTAGAAAACGAGAAAGAAGGCACAGACAAAACAAAAACATGGCACTTCAAAGCAGAAAACGTACGTGACTTTGCATGGGCTTCTTCACGTAAATTTATGTGGGATGCAAAAGGCTATCATCAAGGTGGTAAAGATCAGCCGTTAGTAATGGCAATGTCTTTCTACCCGAAAGAAGGTGGCGACCTTTGGAAAAAGTACTCTACTGAAGCTGTAGTTCATACAATGGAAGTGTATTCGCGCTTCTCGTTTGACTACCCTTACCCTGTGGCTCAGTCTGTAAATGGTCCTGTAGGTGGTATGGAATATCCAATGATCACCTTCAACGGTCCGCGTACTGATTTACAAGACGACGGTACACGTACTTACTCACAAGCAGAAAAACGTTTCTTAATCGGTGTTGTTATCCACGAAGTAGGTCACATTTACTTCCCTATGGTGGTTAACTCTGATGAACGTCAATGGACGTGGATGGATGAAGGCCTTAATAGTTTCTTAGATGGTGTTGCTGGTCGTGAATGGGACCATACAATTCCTTGGGGTGTTGAGCCTCGCGATGTTGTTGCATACATGAAGTCTGAAAACCAAGTGCCTGTTATGACTCAGTCAGACAGCGTATTACGTTTAGGCCCTAATGCTTATACTAAGCCTGCTGCAGCACTTAACATTTTACGTGAAGTGATCCTTGGTCGTGAGTTATTCGATTTTGCATTTAAAGAATATGCACAGCGTTGGAAGTACAAGCGCCCTACTCCTGCTGATTTCTTCCGTACTATGGAAGAAGCGTCAGGTGTTGACCTAGATTGGTTTTGGCGTGGTTGGTTCTACACTACAGATCACGTTGATATCTCGCTAGACAAGGTTTACCAACTTCGTTTAGATACCAAAAACCCTGATATCGACTTTAATCGTTTACGTGATATCGAAGCTGACAAGCCAATGCCGTTATTCGTAAAACGTAATAAAGAAGAAGGCAAAAAACTGTGGGTTGAAGAAAACCCAGACGTAACTGACTTCTACGACGAAAACGACCGCTTCACAGTAACTAACAAAGAGCGCAACGCGTATAACAAATTCCTTAAAGGTTTAGAGCCTTGGGAACGTAAAACGTTTGAGCGTGCAATCAAAGAAGATAAAAACTACTACGTACTTGAGTTCTCAAACTTAGGTGGCTTAGTCATGCCTATCTTATTAGAGCTTACTTATGAAGATGGTACGAAAGAAGAGCAGTACATTCCGGCTGAAATCTGGCGTCGTAACCACAAGCATGTACAAAAGCTAATTGTTACAGAAAAAGGTAAAAACCTAGTGTCTGTAACAGTCGACCCACGCTGGGAAACAGCGGATGTTGATGTAGAAAACAACAACTACCCGCGTCGTATTATTCCATCACGCATTGAAGTGTACAAACGTGAGAAGAGTAAAGCGAAAGTTAGCCGCGATATCATGCAAGATATTAAAACTGAGCTGAAAAAAGACGACGATAAAGATGCTGAGGAGCAACAATAA
- a CDS encoding DUF6702 family protein: protein MRFAAIIFALLLSAPSMAHQLKASVTTVLFNKRTNNIELMHRFYLHDTEHAVEHLFDGNADILSNKEDQKRFADYVESHIALQTLGGKPLELKDVGAQVDGKFFWVYQEVTIPEGIHGIRMSNGALRDLWPAQVNMVNIEGKGKVKTLTFSQDDTWLEARFESVNPE from the coding sequence ATGCGCTTTGCAGCCATTATTTTTGCTTTATTACTGAGTGCGCCAAGCATGGCGCACCAGTTAAAAGCGTCTGTGACTACCGTGTTATTTAATAAACGCACCAACAACATAGAGCTGATGCATCGTTTTTATTTACATGATACAGAACACGCCGTTGAACATTTGTTTGACGGCAATGCTGATATCTTAAGTAATAAAGAAGATCAAAAGCGTTTTGCTGATTATGTTGAGTCACATATTGCTCTACAAACTTTAGGCGGCAAACCACTTGAGCTTAAAGATGTGGGTGCGCAAGTTGATGGTAAATTCTTTTGGGTTTATCAAGAAGTCACGATACCTGAGGGAATTCATGGCATTCGTATGAGCAACGGAGCACTTCGTGACCTATGGCCAGCACAAGTGAATATGGTAAACATTGAAGGCAAAGGAAAGGTAAAAACACTGACCTTTAGCCAAGATGATACTTGGCTTGAGGCAAGGTTTGAGTCGGTCAATCCAGAGTAA